The Dehalogenimonas sp. 4OHTPN genome window below encodes:
- a CDS encoding hydrogenase small subunit → MTVRLSRRHFVELAAGSTAALGMSLFKYPEFERLLAQSLQEVPVIWFQGSGCNGCSVSVLNTFPVTIQNLLLTEVVSGKHVSLRVHNTVMAAQGDLAMKALYDTETGPFALVVEGGIPLKDDGFYCEVGEKDGHGIPMTETIARLGPKAIATIAIGTCASSGGISSTPPNIGEVVGVAEFYKQEGITTPVINVPGCPPHPDWFVGTLAQVLMNGPESVEVDEDLRPLAFYGKTIHDQCPRRGSFTANQFAKNFGEPDCLYLLGCKGPVTHADCNIRLWNNKTRWCIEAGAPCIGCAELKFPGHLGPIHEPIDLSKTLDKAAIGIAAAAAVVGVTAAVVTKSSGEKSGH, encoded by the coding sequence GTGACAGTAAGACTTTCCCGACGTCATTTTGTCGAACTCGCCGCCGGTTCCACCGCCGCCCTCGGCATGTCCCTTTTCAAATACCCCGAATTTGAGCGCCTGCTTGCTCAGTCGCTGCAAGAAGTGCCGGTCATCTGGTTTCAGGGTTCCGGCTGCAACGGCTGCAGTGTTTCGGTCCTCAATACCTTTCCGGTCACCATCCAGAACCTGCTGCTCACCGAGGTTGTCTCCGGTAAGCATGTGTCCCTGCGCGTTCACAACACCGTCATGGCGGCCCAGGGCGACCTCGCCATGAAAGCCCTTTACGACACCGAGACCGGACCCTTCGCCCTGGTCGTCGAAGGCGGCATCCCGCTCAAAGACGACGGTTTCTATTGCGAAGTGGGCGAAAAAGACGGCCACGGCATCCCGATGACCGAAACCATCGCCCGGCTCGGTCCGAAAGCCATCGCCACCATCGCCATTGGCACCTGCGCTTCCTCCGGCGGTATCTCTTCGACCCCGCCCAACATCGGCGAGGTGGTTGGTGTGGCCGAGTTCTACAAGCAGGAAGGCATCACCACGCCAGTAATCAACGTGCCAGGCTGTCCGCCCCACCCGGACTGGTTCGTCGGCACGCTGGCCCAGGTACTGATGAACGGCCCGGAATCCGTCGAAGTCGATGAGGATTTGCGGCCGCTGGCTTTCTACGGTAAAACGATCCATGATCAGTGCCCCCGCCGCGGCAGTTTCACCGCCAACCAGTTCGCAAAAAACTTCGGCGAACCGGATTGCCTCTACCTGCTCGGCTGCAAAGGCCCGGTGACCCACGCCGACTGCAACATCCGCTTGTGGAACAACAAAACCCGCTGGTGTATCGAAGCCGGCGCCCCGTGCATCGGCTGTGCCGAGCTCAAGTTCCCCGGCCACCTCGGCCCGATCCACGAGCCGATCGACCTGTCTAAAACCCTCGACAAGGCCGCCATCGGCATCGCCGCCGCCGCCGCGGTGGTCGGCGTGACCGCCGCCGTCGTCACCAAATCATCGGGCGAAAAGTCCGGGCACTAA
- a CDS encoding nickel-dependent hydrogenase large subunit, with protein sequence MGTIVIDPVTRIEGHLKIEVVVENGVVKDAHSSGTLFRGFEMFMKGHNPTDAQHYTQRICGVCPVSHGVTSVLNLDSAFGIADKIPANGRIIRNLIQAGNTIQSHILHFYHLAALDYVDVTAAADYSGSDPGLIKVRDFIGRALAAGNTAMLGPFFPRYEGDYRLPKAINQKAVADYVKALDMRRLAHEMTAIYFGRIPHGPGLVVGGVTQGPTADNIQLYRQKLTVLRDFIDNVYLPDVIAVAEVYADHFEQGFGCGKVLSYGVFDLDSNADLTKRRRFQPQGVANASLSLSAMDPKSITEDVKYSRFSTPSAYPGDGDTKDDPHKTGAYTWLKAPRYKGGVHEVGPMPRMLVAYLSGDAAVKKMVDDTLTHFKAPPSVLFSTLGRHAARALECKLVADAADKWLDELKPGEPFNVPFEIPDEAEGMGLWEAPRGALGHWISIKDKKIDRYQCVVPSTWDCSPRDDKDQPGPIEQSLIGAKVKDEANPFEVVRIVRAYDPCLACAVHLLRPNGDVIGQFRVA encoded by the coding sequence ATGGGAACAATAGTCATCGATCCCGTCACCAGGATTGAAGGCCATCTTAAAATCGAGGTGGTGGTGGAAAACGGCGTGGTCAAGGACGCCCATTCCTCCGGCACCCTCTTCCGCGGCTTCGAGATGTTCATGAAAGGCCACAATCCTACCGATGCCCAGCATTATACCCAGCGCATCTGCGGCGTATGCCCGGTCTCGCACGGGGTGACCTCGGTGCTGAACCTGGACAGCGCTTTCGGCATCGCCGATAAAATCCCTGCCAACGGCCGTATCATCCGCAATCTCATCCAGGCCGGCAACACCATCCAATCCCACATCCTGCATTTCTACCATCTGGCGGCGCTGGACTACGTTGACGTTACCGCCGCCGCCGATTATTCCGGTTCGGATCCCGGCCTCATCAAGGTTCGTGATTTTATCGGTCGGGCGCTGGCGGCAGGGAATACAGCCATGCTCGGTCCGTTCTTCCCCCGCTACGAGGGAGACTACCGCCTGCCCAAAGCCATCAACCAGAAGGCTGTTGCCGATTATGTCAAAGCCCTGGACATGCGGCGGCTGGCCCATGAAATGACGGCCATCTATTTCGGCCGCATTCCCCACGGCCCGGGGCTGGTTGTCGGCGGCGTCACCCAGGGACCTACCGCCGACAACATCCAGTTGTACCGCCAGAAACTGACCGTTCTCAGGGACTTCATTGATAACGTTTACCTGCCGGATGTCATCGCCGTCGCCGAGGTTTACGCCGACCATTTCGAGCAGGGTTTCGGCTGCGGCAAGGTGCTGTCCTACGGCGTCTTCGACCTCGATTCCAACGCCGACCTGACCAAACGCAGGCGCTTCCAGCCTCAGGGGGTGGCCAATGCCTCTCTGTCGCTTTCGGCGATGGATCCCAAGTCCATCACCGAGGACGTCAAGTACAGCCGCTTTTCCACCCCGTCGGCCTACCCCGGCGACGGCGATACCAAGGACGACCCGCATAAAACCGGCGCCTATACCTGGCTCAAGGCCCCTCGCTACAAGGGCGGCGTCCACGAAGTCGGCCCGATGCCGCGGATGCTGGTCGCCTACCTTTCCGGCGACGCGGCGGTCAAGAAAATGGTGGATGATACCCTGACCCATTTCAAAGCCCCGCCATCTGTCCTGTTCAGCACCCTCGGCCGCCACGCCGCCCGGGCGCTGGAGTGCAAGCTGGTGGCTGACGCCGCCGACAAATGGCTGGACGAACTGAAGCCAGGCGAGCCCTTCAACGTGCCTTTCGAAATCCCGGACGAAGCCGAAGGCATGGGGCTGTGGGAAGCTCCGCGCGGCGCGCTGGGCCACTGGATTTCCATCAAGGACAAGAAGATCGACCGCTATCAGTGCGTCGTGCCGTCCACATGGGACTGCTCGCCGCGTGACGATAAAGACCAGCCCGGCCCGATTGAGCAATCCCTCATCGGCGCCAAAGTGAAAGATGAGGCTAATCCCTTCGAAGTCGTCCGCATCGTCCGCGCCTACGACCCGTGCCTGGCCTGCGCCGTCCACCTGTTGCGTCCCAACGGCGATGTCATCGGCCAGTTCCGTGTTGCCTGA
- a CDS encoding 4Fe-4S dicluster domain-containing protein, giving the protein MPAGMLIDTTKCILCLRCENECHSFYGLPNKRLEGTDDAPELDAYHYVVLQAHEVATPTGRRTIGVSKRCLHCFSPACASVCPVAALHKTKEGPVVWDEGRCIGCRYCQNACPFDIPKFEWDVAWPKIQKCIFCHEKRLLQGKIPVCAEVCPTQAIRFGERADMIALAHQRISESPEKYFNHVYGEEEVGGTLKLYIGAVDMRQLGFPSEVEPEMYPEYTHEFLSKIPVEIASLALFLGGAYLFRSRREAALAKQNHDTEKRG; this is encoded by the coding sequence ATGCCTGCCGGAATGCTCATCGACACCACCAAATGCATCCTCTGTCTGAGATGCGAAAACGAGTGCCACAGTTTCTACGGGCTCCCCAATAAACGGTTGGAAGGAACCGACGACGCGCCGGAACTTGACGCTTATCATTACGTAGTTCTACAGGCTCATGAGGTGGCGACCCCCACCGGTCGGCGCACCATAGGCGTGTCCAAGCGCTGCCTGCACTGCTTCAGCCCCGCCTGCGCTTCGGTCTGCCCGGTAGCGGCGCTGCATAAGACCAAAGAGGGCCCGGTCGTTTGGGACGAAGGCCGCTGCATCGGCTGCCGCTACTGCCAGAACGCCTGCCCGTTCGATATCCCCAAGTTTGAATGGGACGTGGCCTGGCCCAAAATCCAGAAGTGCATCTTCTGCCATGAGAAACGCCTGCTGCAGGGAAAAATCCCGGTCTGCGCTGAAGTATGCCCCACCCAGGCGATACGTTTCGGGGAACGGGCTGATATGATCGCTCTGGCGCACCAGCGCATCTCGGAAAGCCCTGAAAAATACTTCAACCACGTTTACGGCGAAGAGGAGGTCGGCGGGACGCTCAAGTTGTATATCGGCGCGGTGGATATGCGCCAGCTTGGCTTCCCGAGTGAGGTTGAGCCAGAAATGTACCCGGAATACACCCACGAATTCCTGAGCAAGATTCCCGTCGAGATCGCTTCTCTTGCCCTGTTCCTGGGAGGCGCCTATCTCTTCCGCAGCCGCCGCGAAGCCGCTTTGGCAAAGCAAAATCATGACACTGAGAAGCGAGGTTAA